One segment of Leptospiraceae bacterium DNA contains the following:
- a CDS encoding STAS domain-containing protein — MDLQLKVEEKYIVIYLSGPVDAKSAREIEESLERIISYHQEKDIVINLSEVKYMSSSGLRIFISLKNNLIDSTQKLRLCALTEPVTRVFDVTRVAELFDIYTTEAQAVQFN, encoded by the coding sequence ATGGATTTGCAACTGAAAGTTGAGGAAAAATACATCGTAATATACTTATCTGGTCCGGTTGATGCTAAATCAGCTAGAGAGATTGAGGAAAGTTTGGAGCGTATTATTTCCTACCACCAGGAAAAGGATATAGTCATTAATTTATCTGAAGTGAAGTATATGTCTTCCTCGGGTCTGCGGATATTTATTTCCTTAAAAAACAATCTAATCGATTCCACCCAAAAACTCCGACTCTGTGCATTGACAGAACCTGTAACTCGCGTATTTGACGTGACACGTGTAGCGGAACTTTTCGATATTTATACCACGGAAGCACAAGCAGTTCAGTTCAATTAA
- a CDS encoding transglycosylase domain-containing protein gives MVYNLNSKLEKEYYNKYLLRLRITGFSNLTDNVCVKTLFNERILPDGSFFCESCHSKSKLSTLPNQPGTYKITCYKCKHETLVRVEEEDSNRGIILQPVDAEEKPEPETEKKKEVGLTKEEMERYESIFLQDTQIISVGDAVSKPFIEINKIQIPKFKENENWFTKLKSKLFHSESTNPFLNLARKYRYFLSAVVILMLILSIYIPIKISYEEVKAEVDELLVELNRHKPSKILDRNGVLVSEIFQKKTGSMKLQDYPSKLIKIILSVEDQNFYKHGGIDYIALIRATYKNIINMRYTQGASTITQQLARILIKDRRKSIQRKFREALVAIALESKLSKDQILEAYLNQVYLGHGAFGFDNGAKYYFNKEPNKLKTMEMILLSSLASAPNRYSPFKNRELSENRVRVIVNTLEAKDVISERFQNKINKFYETLETPSYMTVFGSRYDKAPFVTEHIREFLKSIDPNINIYDIGGYTVETTLIQEIQETIADDVSEHLLNLKTKGKVKRVKIKTAPDKLDVSDELQAAVIGLDPSTGAVLFMHGGGEQFNSKNQFNRAVQMRRQTGSSIKPILYASAIDSGMFTAASVLLDAPIMFSSMNGKDTWTPDNFGSTYEGEMSLRDALAKSKNTIAVQIGERMGLANLEKYYSAFFFPDPNEKTKRYRNDLSVTLGSLEISPLEMATVFGNFSNDGIIKRPYLISRVLNQEGKEIYNYLEKDEFQLKIPEERRVISPESAEVMVSLMKGSANASGIRKFGYSGEIAGKTGTTNDHIDAWFVGTKPKLSMAIWVGYDDASYGMGRGGLGAEFAVPLWAKIGKRIQDQKVIPEEKFTFSKRANRISICKETGLMANDRCPEKISELFTKDGRPNGTCKLSHDYMPKLR, from the coding sequence TTGGTATATAACCTGAATTCTAAATTAGAAAAAGAATACTACAATAAATATCTACTCCGTTTACGTATTACGGGATTTTCGAATTTGACCGATAATGTATGCGTGAAAACTCTATTTAACGAGCGAATACTGCCAGACGGAAGTTTTTTTTGCGAGAGTTGCCATAGTAAGTCTAAACTTTCTACTCTGCCAAATCAGCCGGGAACCTATAAAATTACATGTTATAAATGTAAACATGAGACCTTAGTCCGAGTAGAAGAAGAAGACTCAAACAGAGGCATAATACTTCAACCGGTAGATGCAGAAGAAAAACCAGAACCTGAAACGGAAAAAAAGAAAGAAGTTGGCCTTACTAAAGAAGAAATGGAAAGATACGAAAGTATTTTTTTACAAGATACACAAATAATTTCTGTAGGCGATGCAGTTAGTAAACCATTCATAGAAATAAATAAAATTCAAATTCCTAAGTTTAAGGAAAATGAGAACTGGTTCACCAAACTAAAATCAAAACTTTTCCATTCAGAATCTACAAATCCATTTTTAAATCTTGCGAGAAAGTATAGATATTTTCTTTCGGCTGTGGTAATTTTAATGCTAATTTTATCTATCTATATTCCGATTAAAATTAGTTATGAAGAAGTAAAAGCAGAAGTAGATGAATTATTAGTCGAGTTAAATCGTCATAAACCAAGTAAAATTTTAGATAGAAACGGTGTTCTTGTTTCAGAGATTTTCCAAAAAAAAACGGGCTCAATGAAGTTGCAGGATTATCCATCCAAATTAATTAAAATAATTCTATCAGTAGAAGATCAAAATTTCTATAAACATGGCGGAATTGATTATATTGCATTGATTCGTGCTACTTATAAGAATATAATCAATATGCGGTATACGCAAGGTGCTTCCACAATTACTCAGCAACTTGCTAGAATTTTAATTAAGGATCGCAGAAAAAGTATTCAACGTAAGTTTAGAGAGGCTCTAGTTGCAATTGCACTTGAATCTAAACTTTCTAAAGATCAAATCCTTGAAGCGTATTTAAATCAAGTTTACCTAGGACATGGTGCGTTTGGATTTGACAATGGTGCAAAATATTATTTTAATAAGGAGCCAAACAAGTTAAAAACTATGGAGATGATTTTGTTGTCTTCTCTTGCATCAGCGCCTAATCGATATTCTCCATTTAAAAATAGAGAACTTTCTGAAAATAGAGTAAGAGTGATTGTAAATACTCTCGAAGCAAAAGATGTCATTAGTGAAAGATTTCAAAATAAAATTAATAAATTTTATGAAACGCTTGAAACTCCATCCTACATGACTGTTTTTGGAAGTAGATACGATAAGGCTCCTTTTGTTACCGAACATATTCGTGAATTTTTAAAATCAATAGACCCCAATATCAATATATATGATATTGGAGGTTATACTGTCGAAACCACACTTATTCAAGAAATACAAGAAACTATTGCGGATGACGTTTCAGAGCATTTATTAAACCTTAAAACAAAAGGTAAAGTGAAACGAGTAAAAATTAAAACTGCACCAGATAAATTAGACGTATCAGATGAATTACAAGCAGCTGTAATTGGACTTGATCCATCTACTGGTGCTGTTTTGTTTATGCATGGAGGCGGAGAACAATTTAATTCAAAAAATCAATTCAATCGTGCGGTTCAGATGAGAAGGCAAACAGGTAGTTCTATCAAACCAATACTGTACGCTTCAGCCATTGATTCAGGAATGTTTACTGCCGCTTCTGTATTGCTTGATGCGCCAATAATGTTTTCATCTATGAATGGAAAAGATACTTGGACACCGGATAATTTTGGTTCTACTTATGAAGGGGAAATGAGCCTTCGAGACGCTCTTGCAAAGTCCAAAAATACAATTGCAGTTCAAATCGGCGAGAGAATGGGGCTTGCAAATTTAGAAAAATACTATTCTGCTTTTTTCTTTCCAGATCCAAATGAAAAAACTAAACGTTATAGAAATGATTTATCAGTGACACTTGGTTCATTGGAAATTTCTCCTTTAGAAATGGCGACTGTTTTTGGAAATTTTTCAAATGATGGAATTATAAAACGGCCTTATTTAATCTCAAGAGTTCTAAACCAAGAAGGAAAAGAAATTTATAACTATTTAGAAAAGGACGAATTTCAATTAAAAATTCCAGAAGAGAGAAGAGTGATTTCTCCTGAGAGTGCAGAAGTGATGGTAAGTTTAATGAAGGGAAGTGCAAATGCGAGTGGAATTCGAAAATTTGGATATTCAGGAGAAATTGCAGGAAAAACAGGCACTACAAATGATCATATAGATGCATGGTTCGTTGGAACAAAACCAAAACTTTCGATGGCAATATGGGTTGGTTATGATGATGCGTCATACGGAATGGGTAGAGGTGGACTTGGTGCAGAATTTGCTGTTCCTCTTTGGGCAAAAATAGGTAAAAGAATACAAGATCAAAAAGTAATTCCTGAAGAAAAATTTACATTTAGCAAAAGAGCTAATCGAATTTCGATTTGCAAAGAAACCGGTTTAATGGCGAATGATCGTTGTCCCGAAAAAATTTCCGAATTGTTTACCAAAGATGGACGACCGAATGGTACATGCAAACTATCACATGATTATATGCCTAAATTAAGATAA
- a CDS encoding SDR family oxidoreductase: MMSKRILITGGAGFIGSHLCEKLLKEGNEVISVDNYFTGRKKNIQHLLKNPNFEMVRHDIVKDYRIEVDQIYNFACPASPVHYQYNAISTIKTNVMGTMNMLGLAKKAKARILQASTSEVYGNPLEHPQKETYWGNVNTIGIRSCYDEGKRISETLCFDYNRQHKVDIRVIRIFNTYGPRMLANDGRVVSNFIVQALSGKDITIYGDGSQTRSFCYVDDLVNGIVSMMNQDSFQGPVNLGNSDEFTVKELAELVIKLTKSKSKIIYNPLPQDDPARRRPDLTLAKEKLGYKFTVPLVEGLKRTIKYFRGEIK, translated from the coding sequence ATTATGAGTAAACGCATTTTAATAACCGGCGGAGCAGGATTTATAGGATCACATTTATGTGAAAAACTTTTAAAAGAAGGAAATGAAGTTATTTCAGTAGATAATTATTTTACTGGAAGAAAAAAAAACATTCAACATCTACTCAAAAATCCAAACTTTGAAATGGTTCGTCATGATATAGTAAAAGATTACCGTATTGAAGTAGATCAAATTTATAACTTTGCTTGTCCCGCATCTCCCGTTCACTATCAATACAATGCAATATCTACCATTAAAACTAACGTTATGGGAACGATGAATATGTTAGGTCTTGCAAAAAAAGCAAAAGCACGTATTCTTCAAGCCTCAACTAGTGAGGTATACGGAAATCCTCTCGAACATCCACAAAAAGAAACTTATTGGGGAAACGTAAATACGATTGGAATTCGAAGCTGTTATGACGAAGGCAAAAGAATTTCTGAAACACTATGTTTTGATTATAACAGGCAACATAAAGTAGATATTCGTGTAATTCGTATTTTTAATACATATGGCCCACGTATGCTTGCGAATGACGGTCGTGTTGTTAGTAATTTTATTGTCCAAGCTTTGTCAGGAAAAGATATTACGATTTATGGCGATGGAAGTCAGACCCGTTCTTTTTGTTATGTCGATGATCTTGTAAATGGAATAGTTTCTATGATGAATCAGGACTCATTTCAAGGACCGGTTAATCTCGGTAATTCGGACGAATTTACAGTGAAAGAATTGGCAGAGTTAGTAATTAAACTTACAAAATCTAAATCCAAAATCATTTACAATCCACTTCCACAAGATGATCCAGCTCGTAGGCGTCCTGATTTGACTCTCGCAAAGGAAAAACTTGGATATAAATTTACTGTACCTTTAGTGGAAGGATTAAAAAGAACGATAAAGTATTTCCGGGGAGAGATAAAATAA
- a CDS encoding nucleoside deaminase, translating into MIEFFIEKFRALTQLYPEEIPSFSQIYQNGILVSENFNRVEEFSNTHLHSEILCIESAQKKINTKFLNGCILYTSIEPCTMCAGAIIHARIEEVIYFLEATKTEGISSLSVESIYSKNHFPKLTLYHSNEVELVVKNFFKEKRG; encoded by the coding sequence ATGATTGAATTTTTTATTGAAAAATTTAGGGCGTTAACACAATTATATCCCGAAGAAATACCTTCCTTTTCTCAAATTTATCAAAATGGGATTTTAGTTTCGGAAAATTTTAATCGTGTGGAGGAGTTTTCTAATACTCATTTGCATAGCGAGATTTTATGTATAGAATCAGCACAAAAAAAAATAAATACAAAGTTTTTGAATGGCTGTATTTTATATACCAGTATAGAACCTTGTACTATGTGTGCAGGTGCTATCATTCATGCGCGAATAGAAGAAGTTATATATTTTTTGGAAGCTACTAAAACAGAAGGAATAAGTTCTTTAAGTGTAGAATCAATTTATTCCAAAAATCATTTTCCGAAATTAACTCTCTATCATTCGAATGAAGTTGAATTAGTAGTAAAAAATTTCTTTAAAGAGAAACGCGGCTAA
- a CDS encoding FAD-dependent oxidoreductase: MTRNQFLKLLIASIGVLSGYPILPQSKKKEVLIIGAGISGLAAGRRLIAEGFQVTILEARNRIGGRIWTDNAMGNPIEMGATFVYDNKLNPISKLINQFKMDVIDFPLEKLELYDSKGNNIVTEDNSKSESHYKTFQRKLNSMKDSLSKGKSILSAKDIILPELVLSEKERDSLDILISSNLENKFGTDLKNISLQSSDEKLISLSSSSLIMEGFSELINQLGKGLNVKFSHIVSKIEYDKTIKVTTNQGEFTSDYAIVTVPLGVLKKKKIQFVPELPEKKQFAIQNLGFGTINKVFYKFPKKFWSNDFKRFKMISQSKENFVEFWDLNVEKQTPILTTFLSGDSAISLETKNKKDILRESMVTIKKIFGNKAPTPVEIQYSKWNLDPFSAGTSSYLSIHAELENFKTLGEPVGELLCFAGEATVTPSNSVEAAFLSGEREANRIIQLNRD, from the coding sequence TTGACCCGAAACCAATTTTTAAAACTTCTAATCGCTAGTATTGGGGTATTAAGCGGATATCCGATTTTGCCGCAATCTAAGAAAAAAGAAGTATTAATAATTGGAGCTGGAATATCTGGATTAGCCGCAGGACGTAGATTGATCGCGGAAGGTTTTCAAGTTACGATCCTAGAAGCAAGGAATAGAATTGGCGGAAGAATCTGGACAGATAATGCAATGGGAAATCCTATAGAAATGGGAGCTACCTTTGTTTATGATAATAAACTGAATCCAATTTCCAAATTAATTAATCAATTTAAAATGGATGTAATTGATTTTCCTTTGGAAAAATTAGAATTATACGATTCAAAAGGAAATAATATTGTTACTGAGGATAATTCGAAATCGGAGAGTCATTACAAAACCTTTCAGAGAAAACTTAATTCAATGAAAGACTCTCTTTCTAAAGGAAAGTCTATATTATCTGCTAAAGATATTATACTCCCCGAATTAGTATTATCAGAAAAAGAAAGGGATTCATTAGATATTCTAATTTCCTCTAATTTAGAAAATAAGTTTGGAACAGATTTAAAAAATATATCATTACAGTCTTCGGATGAAAAATTAATTTCACTAAGTTCATCGTCATTAATTATGGAAGGTTTTTCTGAACTAATTAACCAATTAGGAAAAGGTTTGAATGTAAAATTTTCTCATATAGTTTCTAAAATTGAATACGACAAAACAATAAAAGTAACAACAAACCAAGGTGAGTTTACTTCTGACTATGCGATAGTTACTGTTCCTTTAGGTGTATTAAAGAAAAAGAAAATTCAATTTGTCCCTGAACTACCTGAAAAAAAACAATTTGCCATTCAGAATTTAGGATTTGGAACAATCAATAAAGTATTTTATAAATTTCCCAAAAAATTTTGGTCAAATGATTTTAAGCGGTTTAAAATGATTAGCCAGTCAAAAGAGAATTTTGTAGAATTCTGGGATTTGAATGTAGAAAAACAAACACCAATACTCACAACGTTTTTATCTGGTGATAGTGCTATTTCTTTAGAAACTAAAAATAAAAAAGATATTCTAAGAGAATCTATGGTAACAATTAAAAAAATATTTGGAAATAAAGCACCTACACCAGTAGAAATACAATATTCTAAATGGAACTTAGATCCGTTTAGTGCAGGTACGAGCTCTTATCTATCAATTCATGCTGAGTTAGAAAATTTTAAAACATTGGGAGAGCCAGTTGGAGAATTATTGTGTTTTGCCGGAGAGGCGACTGTTACTCCATCGAACTCAGTAGAAGCTGCTTTTTTGTCGGGCGAAAGAGAAGCGAACCGAATTATTCAGCTCAATAGAGATTAA
- a CDS encoding tetratricopeptide repeat protein yields MSRLIFVLIGFLFIASGVLTGVYWMVNHAEEKTTENNAYPFEEKLKIAEELLSQSSKKSSQKALLLFTELSSKTVPEPFKFRVAFGHAGALQKNKDRLRALDIYKELNQLANLSKEERENLSYALGNLLLILNQEEEGKIHLNSVLQTSKDNKLRSKVLLSIADFFMRKMKYESASKNYFLAVQEYPNNVQARIGWTRALRKLGKDFASYDIFENYSEEVSALEKVDTRPKTKEIKSTAFENAKTFYNKNQFEKALKLFSRLLKKTPNGKEKERILYYMGESNLKLGRYSEAIRFAEEVLVNEPTSLDHYALYTKGMALFASKKYDRAAAVFNAIVDKYEPSIITERSKKYANECIQLLKEDSKYPSNEEKKDGDTESPDIPDDFDSDEEEKA; encoded by the coding sequence ATGAGTAGATTAATTTTTGTATTAATTGGATTTTTATTTATTGCATCAGGCGTATTGACCGGAGTTTATTGGATGGTCAACCATGCAGAGGAAAAAACAACGGAAAATAATGCATATCCGTTTGAAGAGAAGTTAAAAATTGCAGAAGAGCTATTAAGTCAATCTAGCAAAAAAAGTTCTCAGAAAGCACTTCTACTATTCACTGAACTTTCTTCAAAAACTGTTCCAGAACCCTTTAAATTCAGGGTAGCTTTTGGTCATGCGGGGGCACTCCAAAAAAATAAGGATAGGCTTAGAGCTTTAGATATTTATAAGGAACTAAATCAATTAGCAAATCTTTCAAAAGAAGAAAGAGAAAATTTAAGTTATGCGTTAGGCAATTTGCTTTTAATCTTAAACCAAGAAGAAGAAGGCAAAATTCACTTGAACTCAGTACTTCAAACTAGTAAAGACAATAAACTTAGATCCAAAGTTCTACTTTCTATCGCTGATTTTTTTATGCGAAAGATGAAGTATGAAAGTGCTAGTAAAAATTATTTTTTGGCAGTCCAAGAATATCCAAATAATGTTCAGGCAAGAATTGGTTGGACAAGGGCACTCAGAAAATTAGGAAAAGATTTCGCTTCTTATGATATTTTTGAGAACTACTCAGAAGAAGTTTCTGCGCTAGAGAAGGTAGATACCAGACCTAAAACAAAAGAAATAAAATCTACAGCTTTTGAAAATGCTAAAACTTTCTATAACAAAAACCAATTCGAAAAGGCACTTAAATTATTTTCTAGACTCCTCAAAAAAACACCTAATGGAAAAGAAAAAGAACGGATTCTTTATTATATGGGAGAATCTAATCTAAAATTAGGACGTTATTCGGAAGCTATTCGATTTGCAGAAGAAGTACTTGTAAACGAACCTACTTCACTAGATCATTATGCGTTATATACTAAAGGAATGGCATTATTTGCTTCTAAAAAATACGACCGAGCTGCTGCCGTATTTAATGCGATAGTTGACAAATATGAGCCAAGCATAATTACTGAAAGATCCAAAAAATATGCAAATGAATGTATTCAGTTATTAAAAGAGGATTCTAAATATCCTTCAAATGAAGAAAAAAAAGACGGAGATACTGAATCACCTGATATTCCGGATGATTTTGATAGTGACGAAGAAGAAAAAGCTTAA
- a CDS encoding M50 family metallopeptidase has translation MRSQKIIFFLSIVLTLIAFWNFRIMLHLKGLIVLFHEICHATAALVTGGIVERIFIHGNETGETVISGRMEISFIFVVSAGYIGSSLLGGVLLNRGFDKKHAKHFLGFVGIFLIAFTHFYSANHDFTYNTGIRFGIIFIILSLMSKEISSLTLIFLGTGVSLYSVYDLVDFTNHIQHTDAGILANWILGKREKLIGLNLKQLGILIAIIWSSISLFILGLLVKKTFTEPDRFLKMSKLKRQFVEGKVQPDVAQWFLSRGLDLNGKPLDKDWATQLKKEGRSNYE, from the coding sequence ATGAGATCTCAAAAAATTATTTTTTTTCTATCTATCGTCTTGACCTTGATCGCATTTTGGAATTTTAGAATTATGCTCCATTTAAAAGGATTGATCGTATTATTTCATGAAATATGTCATGCCACTGCTGCATTGGTTACGGGCGGAATTGTGGAAAGAATATTTATCCATGGAAATGAAACAGGAGAAACAGTAATATCTGGAAGAATGGAAATTTCTTTTATATTTGTTGTTTCGGCTGGATATATCGGTTCTTCCTTATTAGGTGGAGTTTTACTTAATCGAGGTTTTGATAAGAAACACGCGAAACATTTTTTAGGTTTTGTTGGAATTTTTCTTATTGCATTTACTCATTTTTATTCGGCTAATCACGATTTTACTTACAATACTGGAATTCGATTCGGGATAATCTTTATTATACTCTCTCTGATGAGTAAGGAAATATCTTCATTGACTTTAATTTTTCTTGGAACTGGAGTTTCGCTTTATAGTGTATATGATTTAGTTGACTTTACAAATCATATACAGCACACGGACGCTGGAATTTTAGCCAATTGGATTTTAGGAAAAAGAGAAAAACTAATAGGTCTAAATTTAAAACAATTGGGAATTTTAATAGCTATTATTTGGTCATCTATAAGCCTATTTATATTAGGATTACTTGTAAAAAAAACTTTCACAGAACCGGATCGTTTTTTGAAAATGAGTAAACTGAAACGACAATTTGTAGAAGGCAAAGTTCAGCCAGATGTAGCTCAGTGGTTTTTATCACGAGGTCTTGATCTTAATGGAAAACCATTGGATAAAGATTGGGCAACACAATTAAAAAAAGAAGGAAGGAGTAATTATGAGTAA
- a CDS encoding adenylate/guanylate cyclase domain-containing protein, protein MFFSSSITQSANKGILDISSWDFEKQGPVKLDGEWEFYWEKFYSLEDINGIYLGKTYLSLPNTWNEIDINGETLGADGYATFRLKVLLPPNSPALAIRSQQQGTAFKIFVNGTQTLSSGEVGNTESESIPNTVPAIGYTPDLKMQEMEIIMHISNFHHYSGGVWNHIYLGSYQQISQKEKTARETDSFLAGLLFFIFIYHIGFYKLKRNDKSSIVFSFFFLLLFFRIITTGEKLITSYPFFDNFSVYMRIEYLVFFWGPALGIQFLHYLFPKEIHKRIYLFYYVLSILGTLSLFLPPKYFTYSLPLFKPFLFLLLTIIPYFLIRAIINKREYARSIFVSASAIILSNFHDILAVNEIIQTDIILVPYGIAIMALTQSYALLLKFSVAFTRIEELSGDLRRTNFAYARFVPYELILYLKKESILEVRLGNQVQREMTIMFSDIRSFTELSETMTPEENFNFLNAYLKRMNPCVQYHNGFIDKYIGDGLMALFPISPDDAVESAISMQKEIRIYNEERMKKNYHPIQIGIGLHAGLIMLGTIGTDDRMEGTVISDAVNLASRIEGLTKVYGASILLSIETLFSLEDADKYMYRILDRVKVKGKSKNFTVVEILDGHSDEVLELFKTTKTQFETGVSYYLTQDFHLAVSCFKEIVEINSFDKAAQLYLKRSLYYEKNGVPFDWEGVATFDDR, encoded by the coding sequence ATGTTTTTTTCCAGCTCAATTACCCAAAGTGCCAACAAGGGAATTCTAGATATAAGTTCTTGGGATTTTGAAAAACAAGGACCTGTTAAATTAGATGGGGAATGGGAATTTTATTGGGAGAAATTCTATTCTTTAGAAGATATAAATGGAATTTATTTAGGTAAAACATATTTGTCTTTACCAAATACTTGGAACGAGATAGATATAAATGGGGAAACTTTGGGAGCGGACGGATACGCTACATTTCGCTTAAAGGTTCTATTGCCACCTAATTCTCCTGCTCTAGCAATTCGATCCCAACAACAAGGAACTGCATTTAAAATATTTGTAAATGGAACTCAAACTTTAAGTTCGGGGGAAGTTGGTAATACAGAATCTGAATCCATACCGAATACTGTTCCTGCTATCGGTTACACTCCTGATTTAAAAATGCAGGAAATGGAAATTATAATGCATATTTCTAATTTTCATCATTACAGTGGTGGAGTCTGGAATCATATTTATTTAGGATCTTATCAACAAATTAGTCAAAAAGAAAAAACAGCCAGAGAGACAGATTCATTTTTAGCAGGATTGTTATTTTTTATTTTTATTTATCATATTGGATTTTATAAACTTAAGCGTAACGATAAATCGTCTATCGTATTTTCTTTTTTCTTTTTATTGTTATTTTTTCGAATTATAACAACTGGTGAAAAGTTAATTACGAGTTATCCTTTTTTTGATAATTTTTCTGTATATATGCGAATTGAATACCTTGTATTCTTTTGGGGACCGGCTCTTGGTATACAATTTTTACATTATTTATTTCCAAAAGAAATACATAAACGGATTTATTTATTTTATTATGTACTCAGTATTTTAGGAACACTTAGTCTTTTTCTTCCACCCAAATATTTTACTTATTCTCTGCCTCTATTTAAACCCTTTTTGTTTCTACTTTTAACAATCATTCCTTATTTTCTAATTCGAGCAATTATAAATAAACGAGAATATGCTAGGTCAATATTTGTTAGTGCCAGTGCCATTATTCTTTCGAATTTCCATGACATTTTAGCTGTGAATGAAATTATACAGACAGACATTATATTAGTTCCATACGGAATTGCAATAATGGCACTTACTCAGTCTTATGCTCTACTGCTTAAATTCTCCGTTGCATTTACTCGAATCGAAGAGTTATCTGGTGACTTAAGGAGAACTAATTTTGCATATGCACGTTTTGTTCCTTACGAATTAATTCTCTATCTTAAAAAAGAAAGTATACTCGAAGTTAGATTAGGAAATCAAGTGCAGAGAGAAATGACGATTATGTTTTCGGATATTCGATCTTTCACTGAACTTTCAGAAACAATGACTCCCGAAGAAAACTTTAATTTTCTAAATGCATACTTAAAACGAATGAACCCTTGTGTTCAGTATCATAATGGTTTTATTGATAAATACATAGGCGACGGGTTAATGGCTCTTTTCCCCATAAGTCCAGACGATGCAGTTGAATCTGCTATTTCTATGCAAAAAGAAATCAGAATTTACAATGAAGAGAGAATGAAAAAAAATTATCATCCTATTCAAATTGGAATAGGACTTCATGCTGGACTTATCATGCTTGGAACTATTGGTACAGATGATCGTATGGAAGGTACAGTTATTTCGGATGCAGTAAATCTTGCTTCTCGAATTGAAGGATTAACTAAAGTATACGGGGCATCTATTTTATTAAGCATCGAAACTTTGTTTTCTTTAGAAGATGCAGATAAATATATGTATAGAATTTTAGATCGAGTAAAAGTAAAAGGTAAAAGTAAAAATTTTACAGTTGTAGAAATTCTAGATGGGCATTCCGATGAAGTATTAGAACTATTCAAAACAACTAAAACCCAATTTGAAACAGGGGTTAGTTACTATTTAACGCAAGATTTTCATTTGGCAGTTAGTTGTTTCAAAGAGATTGTCGAAATAAATTCATTTGATAAAGCCGCCCAGTTGTATTTAAAACGTAGCCTCTACTATGAAAAAAATGGAGTCCCTTTTGATTGGGAAGGGGTTGCAACCTTTGATGATCGATGA